CTCGGCGCAATACCTGGGCCTGCCATCGGAAGAGACTTTTGCGGGTAAAGGGGTGTCCGCCTGCGCGACGTGCGACGGTTTCTTCTATCGCAATCAGGTGGTCGCTGTCGTCGGTGGCGGCAATACCGCCGTTGAAGAAGCGCTGTACTTGTCCAACATCGCCAAGGAAGTTCACCTGATTCACCGACGCGACAAGTTGCGCTCGGAGAAAATCCTTCAGGACAAACTCTTCGAAAAAGCCGCCAACGGCAATATTCGCCTGCACTGGAATCAAAATCTCGACGAAGTCCTGGGCGATGCCAGCGGCGTGACCGGCGCCCGCCTTCGCGACAGCCATACCGGTGAAACTACTGAGCTGCCGCTGGCCGGCGTGTTCATCGCCATCGGTCACAAGCCCAACACCGACCTGTTCATCGGTCAACTGAACATGCGCGACGGCTATCTGCGGGTCAGGGGCGGCAGCGAGGGCGATGCCACGGCCACCGAGATCCCCGGCGTGTTCGCCGCCGGTGATGTGGCGGATCACGTTTATCGCCAGGCCGTCACTTCGGCCGGGGCCGGTTGCATGGCCGCGCTGGACGCAGAAAAATACCTCGACGACATTCCGACCGTTTGACGGCAAACTTCACGGTGGGCGCACCTGCCCACCACTGCCCTCCCCTTCTGTAAGCCCGGATGCCATGCTGACTTGGTTACAACGCAACACCCTGACGTTCCCGCCGCTGGAAAAAGCCATGCGCGATCCCAACGGATTGCTGGCTGCGGGCGGCGATCTGTCCGCCGATCGTCTGATTCAGGCTTATCGCCACGGTTGTTTTCCCTGGTTCTCGGAAGGCCAGCCGATTCTCTGGTGGTCGCCGGATCCGCGT
This DNA window, taken from Pseudomonas fluorescens NCIMB 11764, encodes the following:
- the trxB gene encoding thioredoxin-disulfide reductase, coding for MSESKHCRLIILGSGPAGYSAAVYAARANLKPVVITGIQAGGQLTTTVEVDNWPGDVEGLTGPVLMERMQKHAERFDTEIVYDHIHTAKLQQRPFELTGDGGTYTCDALIIATGASAQYLGLPSEETFAGKGVSACATCDGFFYRNQVVAVVGGGNTAVEEALYLSNIAKEVHLIHRRDKLRSEKILQDKLFEKAANGNIRLHWNQNLDEVLGDASGVTGARLRDSHTGETTELPLAGVFIAIGHKPNTDLFIGQLNMRDGYLRVRGGSEGDATATEIPGVFAAGDVADHVYRQAVTSAGAGCMAALDAEKYLDDIPTV